The DNA region CCTGTCAGCTGATTTGGCCGGAGCTGAGGTGATCCACGAAGAGGGCCCCTCCGCCTCGGAGCTCACCTATAGGAAGCTAGGCGGCTTGTTGCCTCCTTCTTATAGCCGGGTTGCGCTGTACGGCGCCATTAGCGACTACATGGACTACACAGAGTGGGTCAAGTCGGCGCTGGAAAAGTGGGACAAGCGTATTGTATACTTCGAGGCCGGGGTCCTAATGCAGGGCCTAGAGCGGGCGCGCAAAGACCACGACTTCAAGCGGGCGGTGGTGGACCACCTAGCCGAGAACAGGACGCCCTCCTCCATGGAGAGGCTCATGAAGCTGGCGGAGGAGCAAGCGGGGATAAACGAGGCCCTGGTGGGCTGGGTTGAGAGATACGTGGCTAAGAGAGGCGGCGTCGCCTTCGTCGTCAATCCACCAGGCCCCCTCGGCCTCGCGGCCAACTTAGCGAGGGGTCTCACAGACTCGCCCGTGGGAATAGCGGCGGAGGAGCGGGGTGACATATACGTGATGAGCCTCCGCTCTGTCCAAGTGGACCTAAACCAGTTTCTAAGGGATTTTGCCCGGCGCTATTCCGTATCTGGCGGCGGCCACAAAAACGCCGCGGGGGCGCGCATCCCGAAGCGCCTTTTCGACGTCTTCGTAGAGGAGCTCAGCTCGTATATATCACGGCTGAGATGGGGCCCTGCTTTCTCTCAATAGGTCTTGGTTCGA from Pyrobaculum arsenaticum DSM 13514 includes:
- a CDS encoding DHHA1 domain-containing protein gives rise to the protein MGRRLTILAHGDADGVCSAALVKAALRDQYSEIQVVFTHPVDLVKDFQQYARGDVYIVDVAIDEKAAQEVQKLFRAYGGRVVYIDHHPLSADLAGAEVIHEEGPSASELTYRKLGGLLPPSYSRVALYGAISDYMDYTEWVKSALEKWDKRIVYFEAGVLMQGLERARKDHDFKRAVVDHLAENRTPSSMERLMKLAEEQAGINEALVGWVERYVAKRGGVAFVVNPPGPLGLAANLARGLTDSPVGIAAEERGDIYVMSLRSVQVDLNQFLRDFARRYSVSGGGHKNAAGARIPKRLFDVFVEELSSYISRLRWGPAFSQ